One segment of Brassica napus cultivar Da-Ae chromosome C3, Da-Ae, whole genome shotgun sequence DNA contains the following:
- the LOC106373137 gene encoding uncharacterized protein LOC106373137 — protein sequence MTKKKKPKRGLSGKGGSASPSSSASSQCSGASKQVSSKAPASSSPIKLDLAASIVDGSVDLPVPDLQLESRATVQTSIDAIEPAAKEVSSTPSAPTKAQDSGPQDTSVPSAPATSVANPEPETQADLPTLPSAPATIVANPELETQVDLPIINPLAEKATTAAAVAPATLPANKSNDEWVGLFKAKGKKLEKKGTPFTLPSGEKCINIPNTVIEKNKKSWEAFVIGQFYSDPPPQKLIHNIVNGIWSKQYKDITVSKLEGNAFLFRIPNAATRNRVIYQRLWQIEGQTMFVANWEPGNLPEKPALTSAPIWLELRNVPLQFFNEDGLERIAGLVGHPKYLHPATANKTILDVAKVLTIIDPRMPLPEAVNVQFDSGDICRVTVSSPWMPPVCSHCREIGHSIKRCPSAPITCTNCKSTSHSTESCTRAKSQETKKPKRTRRSRSRQKANNPPQNSIAPPHLPNHRDTPAGHLVESVKGKGIAPPADTNSAIARTSPHLANASLRANEAESSKVNDQMPVSEVESDSSDIPTSDSDVEEGQYIPVKTRHKASIVETHVQHRKQQKFVNKLLPGWNYDNNYAFSELGKIWILWHPSVKVDVFSKSLQMISCEVSLPNSTSPMVVSFVYASTDEAIRRNLWSELISLSQDQRLTGKPWAVLGDFNQVMRPQENSAATTTNVDLPTRLFVDALAQSGLSDLTFRGSSNTWWNKRRAEPIAKKLDRVVVNDEWSLSFPLSLAIFGEPAFSDHASISLSLQSGDPRQKKPFRFFNYLLQDVGFIPLVADHWFSYQVNGHYMFRVVKKLKSLKQKIREFSRNHYSDIEKRVKEASEALATAQVRTLNDPSTENATLELSLQEKWLILSKAEEYFFFQRSRVTWLQVGDRNTPYFHRMANARQAMNHIHYLEDAAGNRFESQAEILNLCVEYFSDLLGKPVDPPLFIQDDISGLFTFSCSEAQQDCLTSPFSCEEIKSAFFSLPRNKASGPDGYSPEFFTTAWSIVGGEVSAAVSEFFSTGSLLKQLNATNLVLIPKIPNASRTTDFRPISCLNTIYKVISKLLSDRLKGIIGLAVGNSQSAFIPGRLLSENVLLATEIVHGYNTNNVEPSGMLKVDLKKAFDSIRWDFVLAALKAINVPDRFINWVSTCISSASFSVSVNGLTGGFFKSTQGLRQGDPLSPYLFVLAMEAFSGLLRSRYRSGYICYHPKTEELEISHLMFADDVMIFFDGSGSSLHGINDTLDDFAGWSGLHMNREKTQLFHAGLSLEETTELSAYGFATGSLPIRYLGLPLRHRKLRISEYSPLIDKLTTKFNFWATKTLSFAGRNLLIKTVITGLVNFWISTFSLPEGCIRKIESLCSRFLWSGSIDTRGQVKVAWKTVCLPKEEGGLGLRNFKRWNTTLLLRFVWLLFSGSDSLWVAWHKRHNNLRSPHHFWTQQEAQSHSWNWRCLLRLRDLASRFLFSDVKSGWTLPHPRSEEEVALHTYLSSIPVPSPELGTDRYSWTVEGDSCSTYSSSKTWEVLRPRGTRQPSAKHIWFSGATPKHAFHMWVTNLNRLPTRDRLSAWGMQVPINCCICSLHPESRDHIMLSCPYSITLWSEVARRLRCVVPNFYDWAELIRWACSTCPTAPSVLRMLVVQTLLYTVWQQRNNMLFNQTLSPPLVAFKDINRQVVNSITALRTRKKFRALMQLWLI from the exons atgacaaagaaaaagaagccCAAGCGTGGTCTCTCTGGTAAGGGAGGCTCTgcgtctccttcttcctctgCCTCATCTCAATGTTCCGGCGCCTCCAAGCAGGTCTCTTCCAAGGCCCCCGCTTCCTCTTCACCGATAAAGCTTGACCTCGCAGCCTCTATTGTAGATGGCTCGGTCGACCTTCCAGTCCCAGATCTGCAGCTGGAGTCTAGGGCTACAGTGCAAACCTCAATTGACGCAATCGAACCTGCCGCTAAGGAAGTGAGTTCGACTCCGTCAGCACCAACGAAAGCTCAGGACAGTGGACCTCAGGACACTTCTGTACCATCTGCGCCAGCTACTTCGGTAGCGAACCCAGAACCGGAGACCCAAGCTGATCTCCCTACCTTACCTTCTGCGCCAGCTACCATTGTAGCGAACCCAGAACTTGAAACCCAAGTTGATCTACCTATCATTAACCCTCTGGCTGAGAAGGCCACGACGGCAGCTGCTGTCGCGCCTGCAACTCTTCCGGCAAACAAGTCAAATGACGAATGGGTGGGCTTGTTCAAAGCCAAAGGAAAGAAATTGGAGAAAAAGGGGACTCCTTTCACTCTCCCATCCGGCGAAAAGTGCATTAACATCCCAAATACCGTTatagaaaagaataagaaatcaTGGGAAGCTTTTGTCATCGGCCAGTTCTACTCAGATCCGCCGCCACAGAAGCTAATCCACAATATTGTTAATGGCATTTGGAGCAAGCAATATAAGGATATCACGGTCTCGAAGCTTGAAGGAAATGCTTTCCTATTTCGCATTCCGAATGCGGCGACACGTAACCGGGTCATCTACCAGCGCTTGTGGCAGATTGAGGGTCAAACGATGTTTGTTGCTAATTGGGAACCTGGAAACCTCCCTGAGAAGCCGGCACTCACCTCTGCGCCCATCTGGCTCGAGCTCCGAAATGTCCCGCTCCAGTTCTTTAACGAGGACGGACTCGAAAGGATAGCGGGTTTGGTAGGTCATCCCAAATATCTCCACCCTGCAACGGCTAACAAAACGATCTTAGATGTGGCTAAGGTGCTTACTATCATCGACCCTAGGATGCCACTACCGGAAGCTGTTAATGTGCAGTTTGATTCTGGCGATATCTGTAGGGTAACAGTCTCTAGTCCTTGGATGCCTCCGGTTTGCTCACACTGCAGGGAGATTGGCCATAGCATCAAGCGCTGCCCCTCTGCTCCCATCACCTGCACGAACTGCAAATCAACTTCCCACTCGACTGAATCATGTACTCGTGCAAAAAGTCAGGAGACCAAGAAACCCAAGAGGACCAGGCGCTCTAGGTCCCGTCAAAAGGCTAATAACCCACCGCAAAATTCCATAGCTCCGCCGCATCTTCCCAACCACCGTGATACTCCTGCCGGCCATCTTGTGGAATCTGTTAAAGGCAAAGGCATTGCCCCTCCTGCTGATACTAATTCTGCCATTGCTCGCACCTCTCCTCACCTCGCAAACGCTTCTCTGCGTGCCAATGAGGCTGAGTCCAGTAAGGTGAACGACCAGATGCCTGTCTCTGAAGTAGAATCTGACTCATCAGACATCCCGACATCTGATTCTGACGTGGAAGAAGGACAATATATTCCCGTAAAAACAAGACACAAGGCCAG TATTGTCGAAACTCATGTTCAGCATCGGAAGCAGCAGAAGTTTGTGAACAAGTTGTTGCCGGGCTGGAACTATGATAATAACTATGCTTTCTCGGAGTTAGGAAAAATTTGGATTTTATGGCACCCTAGTGTGAAGGTGGATGTCTTTTCAAAATCTCTACAGATGATTTCCTGCGAAGTGTCACTGCCTAACTCAACCTCTCCAATGGTTGTTTCGTTTGTGTATGCTTCTACGGATGAGGCTATCAGGAGGAATCTTTGGTCTGAGTTGATCTCCCTATCTCAAGACCAGCGCTTAACAGGGAAACCTTGGGCAGTGCTTGGAGACTTCAACCAGGTCATGCGACCTCAAGAAAACTCTGCAGCTACTACTACCAATGTGGATCTCCCCACCCGGCTTTTTGTTGATGCTTTAGCCCAATCAGGCCTATCTGACTTAACATTCAGAGGCTCTTCAAACACTTGGTGGAATAAGAGGCGTGCTGAGCCTATTGCTAAAAAACTCGATAGAGTTGTTGTCAACGATGAATGGTCTCTGAGCTTTCCCTTATCTTTGGCTATCTTTGGGGAGCCAGCATTCTCTGATCACGCCTCCATCAGCCTGTCTCTCCAATCTGGTGATCCGAGGCAGAAGAAACCGTTTCGCTTTTTCAACTATCTTCTTCAAGATGTGGGCTTTATTCCTCTCGTGGCAGATCACTGGTTTTCCTATCAGGTTAATGGTCATTACATGTTCCGAGTtgttaaaaaactaaaaagtctGAAGCAGAAAATCAGAGAGTTTAGCAGGAATCATTACTCGGATATTGAAAAGAGGGTTAAAGAGGCATCTGAAGCACTTGCTACGGCTCAGGTGCGAACACTTAATGACCCATCTACCGAAAATGCAACCCTTGAGCTCTCACTTCAGGAGAAGTGGTTAATTCTCTCCAAGGCCGAGGAATATTTCTTTTTTCAGCGATCCAGAGTTACATGGTTGCAAGTTGGCGACCGTAACACCCCTTACTTCCACCGCATGGCAAACGCGAGACAAGCTATGAACCATATTCACTATTTGGAAGATGCTGCTGGTAATCGCTTTGAATCTCAAGCGGAGATTCTAAACCTTTGTGTCGAATATTTCTCTGACCTTCTTGGAAAGCCGGTTGACCCTCCTTTATTCATTCAAGACGACATCTCTGGCCTCTTCACGTTTTCTTGCTCTGAAGCTCAGCAGGATTGTTTGACCTCTCCCTTCTCTTGTGAAGAGATTAAGTCGGCATTCTTCTCACTGCCCCGTAACAAAGCGAGCGGGCCTGATGGATATTCTCCGGAGTTCTTTACTACTGCTTGGTCTATTGTCGGTGGTGAGGTATCTGCAGCAGTTTCTGAGTTCTTCTCTACTGGCTCTTTGTTGAAACAGCTAAATGCTACCAACCTGGTCCTCATCCCAAAAATCCCTAACGCCTCCAGGACCACTGACTTCCGCCCGATTTCATGCCTAAATACTATTTATAAGGTGATCTCTAAACTTCTCTCAGACAGGTTGAAAGGGATCATAGGTTTGGCAGTAGGTAATTCTCAATCGGCCTTCATTCCTGGGCGCTTGCTCTCTGAGAACGTGCTTCTGGCAACTGAGATTGTTCATGGTTACAACACAAACAATGTCGAGCCTAGTGGAATGTTGAAAGTGGATTTGAAGAAGGCCTTTGATTCCATTAGGTGGGACTTTGTTCTTGCAGCTCTAAAGGCTATCAACGTCCCTGACAGGTTTATCAATTGGGTCTCCACGTGCATATCCAGCGCCTCCTTCTCTGTTTCCGTTAATGGTCTTACGGGAGGCTTCTTTAAAAGTACTCAAGGTTTGCGCCAAGGGGATCCATTGTCCCCCTACCTCTTTGTGCTTGCCATGGAAGCTTTTTCTGGACTACTCCGATCTCGGTACAGATCAGGGTATATTTGTTATCACCCCAAAACCGAGGAACTGGAAATCTCTCACCTCATGTTCGCAGATgatgttatgatattttttgaCGGTAGCGGCTCTTCCCTACATGGTATCAACGACACCCTTGACGACTTTGCTGGATGGTCGGGGCTTCATATGAACAGAGAGAAGACACAGCTTTTTCATGCCGGGTTAAGCTTAGAAGAAACTACTGAACTTTCGGCTTACGGCTTCGCTACGGGCTCGCTGCCTATACGGTATCTGGGCTTACCGCTTAGGCACCGCAAGCTGAGAATTTCAGAGTACTCGCCTCTCATCGACAAGCTCACCACCAAATTCAATTTCTGGGCCACCAAAACCCTCTCCTTCGCAGGACGTAATCTACTTATCAAGACGGTGATCACGGGGTTAGTCAACTTTTGGATATCTACCTTCTCCCTGCCTGAAGGTTGTATTCGCAAAATTGAGTCTCTCTGCTCGAGGTTCTTATGGTCAGGCTCAATAGATACACGGGGTCAGGTCAAAGTAGCTTGGAAAACGGTTTGTCTGCCTAAAGAAGAAGGAGGACTTGGTCTGCGTAACTTCAAGCGCTGGAACACTACGCTGCTGTTGAGGTTTGTCTGGCTCCTCTTCTCTGGTAGCGATTCTCTTTGGGTGGCATGGCACAAGCGGCATAATAATCTTCGCTCCCCACACCACTTCTGGACCCAGCAGGAAGCACAAAGCCATTCCTGGAATTGGCGCTGTTTGCTCCGTTTGAGGGACCTTGCTTCTCGTTTCTTATTCAGTGATGTTAAGAGCG GTTGGACACTCCCTCATCCTCGTTCTGAGGAGGAAGTAGCTCTACACACTTACCTCTCCTCGATCCCTGTTCCCTCACCGGAGTTGGGTACAGACCGTTACAGCTGGACGGTGGAAGGTGATTCCTGCAGCACATACTCTTCCTCTAAGACATGGGAGGTCCTTAGACCTAGAGGAACAAGACAGCCCAGCGCTAAGCACATCTGGTTTAGTGGGGCAACTCCGAAGCATGCTTTTCACATGTGGGTTACTAATTTAAATCGGCTTCCAACTAGAGATAGGTTGTCTGCTTGGGGTATGCAAGTCCCTATTAATTGCTGCATCTGCTCTCTTCACCCAGAATCTAGAGACCATATCATGCTCTCTTGTCCCTATTCGATTACTCTGTGGTCTGAGGTTGCTCGCAGGCTACGTTGCGTGGTCCCTAACTTCTACGACTGGGCTGAGCTTATTCGTTGGGCTTGTAGTACATGTCCTACCGCCCCTTCTGTGCTACGAATGCTTGTGGTGCAGACTCTTCTCTACACGGTTTGGCAGCAGCGCAACAATATGCTCTTCAACCAGACTTTGTCTCCCCCGCTTGTGGCGTTTAAAGACATCAACAGGCAGGTTGTTAACTCCATCACAGCACTGCGGACGAGGAAGAAATTCAGAGCCCTCATGCAGCTTTGGTTAATCTGA